The stretch of DNA AAATTTAGCAACTAGCGGACCTGCTTCAAAATCAGAAATTGCCACACAAAATATTGTATATAACAATACTTCAAAACCTATTACTCTAATTTGGAAAAAGGATGAAAACATTCCAGTGGAATGGAGTATTGAAATATGCGACAACACACAATGTTATGGTTCTGATACTGATAGTGCTGAATTTATTTTAGACCCAAATGATTCAGGAATTATTTCAGTTCATTTTATTCCAAATGGAAAAGCCGCCTCAGGAACAGTTGATGTTTATATTTATACAAAAGGTGGTAATTATAACAATGGAATAAATACTGTAAACACTTTAGAAACATGGACTGATGCTATTAACAAACCAAAAAATACAGCAACTTTTTCAATGTATCCAAGTCCTGTAAGAAACTACCTTACTATTAAATTTGACAAAAAAGGTAAGCACGAAAT from Bacteroidota bacterium encodes:
- a CDS encoding T9SS type A sorting domain-containing protein, translating into MKKFYTYISFISLFLLPSLLNAQDFSVKKENLATSGPASKSEIATQNIVYNNTSKPITLIWKKDENIPVEWSIEICDNTQCYGSDTDSAEFILDPNDSGIISVHFIPNGKAASGTVDVYIYTKGGNYNNGINTVNTLETWTDAINKPKNTATFSMYPSPVRNYLTIKFDKKGKHEIEVYNILGRRVLHREANNADYMKISFASLKNGMYIVMHRDENNNVITKTIARER